One Thamnophis elegans isolate rThaEle1 chromosome 2, rThaEle1.pri, whole genome shotgun sequence genomic window, AGAAGAATTAACATAAACACATGAAAATTAATTTGCCAGGGTACCACCGTCTTATTAgctaagaagaagaaagaactcagTTTTCCTTTTGCTGTCTTTGACAACTAGTTGCTGAAATTCTAATTTTGTTCGAAATGAGTTCATGGAATAAAAGGCAGGAATAGTGGATGGGCAATCAAAAAATGCAGGAGCCAGCTACTGGCCAGGCACGGCAACAACATTTTGCTAGTGTCCTATAAAATTGGATGAATCCTTGTAGACTTATACCTTGTGTCtaagaaagggaaataataaaGCCAGAGCTTTGGAATGGAATATTATGGCACTAATATTCTCTGGATTCCCTGAGACTTCTAGATTGAGTAAATGCTACCAATTCTGGAGAAAAGAGCTCATGGGAAAACATGGGAAAGCATTCATAGTGCAAtgctcctccgaattccatccagtgtcgactggcgactacccggaggagagccttctctgtggctgctccgaccctctggaacgaactccccgtggagattcgtaccctcaccaccctccaggccttccgcatagcccttaaaacctggctattccgacaggcctggggctaaagattcgctgcccctatttcaaatggtatgattgttgtgctttttaactatgtatagttttgtgttcttgttaaattgtttgtatctcccccttccctttttgagttgtgagccgccctgagtccccttagggaaaagggcggcatacaaatgaaataaaactccaaactctaaactctaatgcTGTTATACCGTCTTTTAGTTATGTTAGTATCTTCTATCAGATCTTTGTCTGGCTGCAGATTGCTTTCTATAATTCACCTTTTTTATCATTCAAATGTTTGCACATTAATGGTTGAGTGTTTTTGACTATAACTgacatctttaaagaaagaagCTTATTTCTTTCAAGTGTTTTTGTCCTAGCTTGccgtttttccttcctccttcaaaTTGGGAAACTCTTTTAAGACAGACTGCTCTGAACGGATATTTTCTGGGTAGGTTAGGGCTAGAATACCCAGCTGGGGATCATTGCAGTGAGTTTTAGTTTTTTACATCTAGAGAGCCCAGGTTGGGAAGGGCTGCCCTCAGCCTCTTAATTTGGAGGTTGCAAGGAAAGCCAGCAGTGCTAATAGAACTTGTGGTCAGCAAGTCATGCAAATGATGCACCTAATGATACATTTTTATCCTCAATTAAAGTTAGGATATTTTTAGGATTTTTCAGGTGGGGGAAGAGATTGTACTTTCAGCCGAGTATTATTCGGAGTAAATACACAGTAGGTTTTAAATGAGCAGAAacttatagaatatttttttttgtaaatccatcagaatgagccgaggtggcgcagtggttagagtacagcactgcaggctacttcagctgactgcagttctgcagttcggctgttcaaatctcaccggctcaaggttgactcagccttccatccttccgaggtgggtaaaatgaggacccggattgttgggggcaatatgctgactctgtaaaccgcttagagagggctgaaagccctatgaagcggtatataagtctaactgctattgctattgctaatgctaccCTCATGTCTTTAAAGCTTCTAGTTTTTGTTAGTGTAGGAGGATTCTTTAAAAGCTATTTTGTATGTGAGATGCTCAGAAAGTTTATTGAATGGTTATCTCAGTGGGTTCATATACATTCAGCATTCATctgtcccctttccccccaaaaaagcaatgGCAATTAGAAAAGTCCCAGCATTCATTccattagaccagtggttcccaaacttggcaactttaagacttgtggacttcaactcccagaattctccagccagcagagctggagaattctgggacttgaagtccacaagtcttaaagttgccaagtttgggaaccactgcattagaccAAGCTCATGAAGTATAAGTAATAATTTCTAGTGTTCCTAATTAGTCTGACAAGTTTGTTTACTTGTAGCATTTGAGTTGCTTTACTTTCATGAAATTGCTGCAAGGTTGTTATAATCAAAAAACCCTCTTTCTATCTTGCAGTGGTCAAtaatttgccatttttttttctggaatacaggtagtcctcaacttacaacagttcatttcgtgaccgaagttacaatggcattaaaaaaagtgacgattgtttttcacacttaacgactattgcagcatccccatggtcatatgatcaaaattcagaggggtgggaactggttcatatttatgaccgttgctgtgtcccagggctCGTATGTTCTCCTTTTgcccccttctgacaagcaaagtcagttaaGAACCGTGTGTGgattaaattaacaactgcagtgattcccttaacaattgtggtaagaaaagtcataaaatggggcaaaagtcacaacAAAAGCTTCACTTCGCAACATGTTTTTGGAAGGGAATAGGAGAAAATCTGCAGATGGTGTCCATTAGATGGACTGGCAACATTCAGTTAAACCAAGCCTCTTCCCAAAGTTTGCTTGGGTGACAATTGTTCTTGGTTCCTTGGTTTTGAAAATAAGATCTTAGTCATGTCTGTCTTTAGTCAAATCTATTTCCAtcaaagacaaagagagacaaaTCCTTTGCTTGGGGAAAACTAGATAATTCTCATGAGttaatctttaaataaataatgtactTGCTATATAACGCAGGGGTATctaagctgccttcagaatctaCAAGGAGGCAGTCTAGGATGACAATCAGACAATGTGTATCCAGTAGGTGCACAGGATTATATCTTCATGCACTATTGTGTACAAGAACTTACAATCAAACTAATAACAGTGTTAGAAACTCCATTGTCCCGCATGAAAAATCCCAAATGAGGAATATCTGTTGTGATAAAAACTTTTGATGCTTTCTTATAAAGAATACTGGCGCTTGAGGTCTCTTTAACCTGTCAATGTTAAGTAatttagaaagcaggaaaagaacATAACTTGGAATATAGCATTCTACTACATTTGAGTTGGGTAGCAGTTCTATTGCGCCTGCTGCAGATTCTGGCTATTGGAGTCTCTAACAAAATCTGGTCTTTGAATTATTCTAAGAACTGAAGCAAAAGTTCAGTAATCTAGAAATTCCTAGGCTGCTCTTGGTGTTTGGTGCTTGGCTGGTGGTGTCATTAATTGGTTCAGAGACATTGAATTGGGGAGAGAGGCCGAAGGGAGGCCATAATTGGGTTAATTGTAGATGTGGAAAGAACAAGTAACTTTCATGAAGGTGGTGGCGCCTATAAAAAGCAGAAACTAGAAAAGGAAAGATTGATGATTGATTTTGAACACAAGCCAGATTTGCTGGGGACTGCAGAGAAACCATCTCCAGGAAAAAAATATcacactacagatagtccttgacttattacgATGGAAATTCCAatttcaactgtggtcataagtcagtgtGGTTGTAAAACAAGTGActggacccaattttatgaccatttttattaTCGTCGTTAAattacatggtcattaagtgaatccagccttcccttgtcagaagctggctgggaagctcACAAATTGTGATCACGTAACCAGCAGCTGCTGCAGCAATCAtcaatgtgaaccagttgccaaatgaccaaattgtgatcatgtgaccatgggggctgGTGCGACAGTTGTGACTTCAAGGATTTGCAAGTCCCTTTTTCAAAAACCATCGTATCTTCAAACAAtaattaaaccagtgtttctcaaccttggcaacttgaagatgtctggacttcaactcttagaattccccagccagcatttgctggctggggaattctgggagttgaagtccagacatcttcaagttgccaaggttgagaaacactgaattaaacaAAGGGTCATAAGTTAAAGGCTATTTATCTGTAAGGTATTCCCCATAGGTGAGGCAATAGAGCAGCAGCTTGGAACGCTGCTGGCGGCTCCATTCTAAGCTTTGGGTCATGTGACCCAGAGTGGAATGTATTGCGCGTGCAGCTTGTTCCCCAACAACAAAATCAGATGCTTGGCCTGCGTTTACAACCACAGGATGCACTTCAACTCCTCCACCATCACCACTGATCTCCACCCTGCTCTGTCTTTTTGGCCATCCTGCACTCCTGCCACCCCCTTACGAACCTTTGCTATCTTCTTCCTCCAATTGCTGATAAGGCAACTGTTGGTCAGTGTGCCCCCTTGTGAAGTCATGCaactccagtgtttctcaaccttggtgactttaagtcctgtggacttcaactcccagaattccccagccagctgtgctggctgggggattctgggagttgaagtccacaggacttaaagtcgtcaaggttgagaaacactggcccagACATATCACATCAGCAGGAGGAGGAAATAGACTGCAAAAGTTGGCTAGGGGCAGCGAAATGCAGGGTGACTAAAGGGCAGAAGTAGTGGCAAAGATAAGTTAGGGTGCGGGAGTACAAGGTAGGGTGAatgccagcagtggtgggttccagatcccattgcaactggtacggtgcaacggtgctgggtgtccaccacatgcatgtgcacagcgcACACGTGCGTACGTACtgcccacgatgctccagctgctcggagcgtcgtgcaggcgccgtacactcCGTGCGTGTAAGCCTCGAtcagttcaaatacaggtaaggagggcgggtgggccctccagagcatagTACCaaaacggtatctggtgctcccgcaggcaccggtacgcccgtaccagggcgtatcggtcgtatcccaccactgaatgccaGGCATATaatcctcttacctttgctaccggttcggaactGGGAACACGTGCTCATGCagggcacttctgcgcatgcacagagcatctgtgatgacgtctgggcaggtgggcggagcctcccgccgctgctgccagggcgaactggcagaataccacctctggtgaatGCAGTAGGGAAGAAGAGGTGATGACACAGTCCTGGCCTAATGACCACATCCAGGACTTGCTGGAACTGCGGTTGCTCAGCGGTGCAGTCACGTGATGTTTCAACTAAAGACTGCAGCAATTACAATTTTGGCCCCCATTAAGTCTGTTaaatgaggacttcctgtatgtgGAGGGAAGCCAGTGTGATTTATTGGTTAAGACATCTGGCTGGAAATCATGAGTTCCaatccgccttagccatgaagggtgaccttgggccagtcattttctctcagccctctGAAAGGCGcactggcaaaccatttctgaaaaaccttgctaagaaaacttcagggacttgccAGGCAGTCTGCAAGAATCAGATATGATTAGCCgattaaatggaaagaaaaaaaaacctgtaagtaCACACACTGATTGgattcccacacacacacacacactttcctagAGGTACATAAATACACCCAAGCAAGAAATATGCATACACCTAGTTCCTCCCTAtcccattatctctctctctgacaCATACATCCTCATAAGACCCGTGGAAGAAAGTACTGCATATAATGCACTGCAGCTCCATCCTGTGGCCACTTCTGGTAACAACattgaaattatttttcatcttACGTTTTGCTAACCCAACGGAATGATATAAAAGGGAACAATAATATAAAGGGAGTTGGAATGCTGCCTGTCCCTCAGCAATAtttgtttacttacttactttcacTAACACACCACTTAATTCTGTGGACCGAGGGTGGTTTACAAACACTTAAGAGTAGATCATTCACAAAACGCCAGAAGTTTGAATGGAGTTGGTGACAACGCGAATtcaattaaaatacaaaagagtttagagttttattggttttgtatgccgccctctcccgaaggactccaggcggcttacaataaaacagggaggggataaataagacagtacaagacaatacaacaatttaaaaatacagcaacattgACAATTGAAATGAGgccggatacttcaacagcccccagcctgccagaacagccaggacttagtagctttacagaaggccgggagggtaataagggtccggatctccacggggagctcgttccagagggccggagcagcaacagagaaggccctcccccggggtgtcgccagccgacattggctggcagatggaatccggagaaggccaagcctgtacGATCGAATCGAAAAGAAGCATACATTAAACTAACTGGGCAGTCACCCAGAAGATTAGAAGCCAGTATCTTTTTTGAACTTCTCTAAAGGTGATGAAAAAGTGTTTTTCGGTACCAGTTGTGATAAAATCCTGAAGTTCTGTGAATCCCGAAGTTGAATATTTTTGgccttgactttaaaaaaaaaaaattctgtttcttTCCTCTAGGTGATGGCAGAAGGGAAAATTACCAGACAGATAATCCAACTCTGGAACCTCTCCTCCTTCAGATCCAAGACCCTTTGCCAGATGTCACGGTGGACAAATCCCAGCTACAACAGGGCCCCCTAAATAATGGTATTAAACAGGAATTGGATATGGTGAGTGAAATGAGAGGCCTGATCTTGGATACCAAGCCCTGGCAGAGAATAAATAGGGctgccttttccttcttctcaagCCTTGCTGGAATCCAGGCATTTTGCTCTCTGTAGTCTTTGCTTCACAGCAATGTTGCGACTTAAGAAAACTAAAGAGTCTGCACATCATTGCTTTTGAGGCAATCTACATCGCAATTTCCCTCTCCCAATCTCTGTATTCAGCAAAGCATGTAGTTTTGAAATGCTTGTGAGATTGGCAAgagatgcctctgctttttaaaGAGCCCCAAATACATATAGTGATAACGCAGTATGCTAGGGAGCATACAAAGGCAGTATGCTTGGGAGAAAGTGTCACCACCCCAACCTGATCactttggggaggggaagggatggCTCCATGTGAGCAGCAGTTACGTGTGCTTGCAGCTCGCACAAATGCATGCAAGCATGCATGCCCACCATTCGCAAATAGACCCGTGTGAGTGGCCGCTGCTTGCAGAAATGGAGCTGCACGCGTGTCTGCTTGTCTGCCGCTTATGCGGCCCTGTTCTGAATGGGCCACAGCCTGGGGTTTGGGAACCCCTGGCATAGAGTGCTGCTAACATTACCTAGAGCCAAATACCTATATTTAAGGCCTGTCCATCCTCCTGCAGTGCAGTGGTTTTCTCCTTTCAATCCCTAACTTGTTCTCCTTTTCACAGGGTCCCTGCCGCAGCCATTTGGCAGCCATCTTGCAGGAGCTGAAAGCCCCCCTCTACATGAACGCCGAAGATATCTTCATTCCCAATTGTGACACCAAAGGCTTTTATAGGCGGAAACAGGTATCTACTTCAAAACTTGGTATAAAGCAAAGGAAGCTCTTTCTAGGTCATTGAGGGAAAACTCAGCTTTGTGCTGAAATGTCAAAGAAATTCATACAGAATGTGGGTTTTCCACAGTGGGAGAAAAGGGTGGGTGAAAATTTTACACCATGTCCAAAGTCCAATGAGCTTCCTCCAGTTTGCATTAGAGCAGTAACACAGAATTGATTTGCTCCTTATACATTACACTATGGGTTGAAGTCTACTGGAGAAAGCCCCAATTCCTGGGTTCATCCATTCTGCAAACCCACCCTGATGGCATTTATGGGAAAATTTAGCGCtttcctcttactttttaaaagtcCAACCCTGTTTATGCTTATACAGAAGTAAATCCAGCTGAGTTCTATGACTCTGATTCAGTTGGAAGAACTTGGAGGGATTATCTCCTTGCTGTATAGCAAGGCTCGGATAAGACCTACCAAATTCCAATTCTTTCAAACATGGTTTCATTAGGACTGTCTAAATACAATCATCTTGCTAAATTTATATCCTGACCCAACCATCTCCCTAAAGTGTTGTTGTGGGCCGCCAgtaaccagcagagctggcagcagagtcagacagtgaggaggttggggaggaacatgggccagtcctggagtctggggaaggctctgatgagggctctgtgtcggaggcagagatggggccagggtcttctgacaattatcagctgccttcagagtcagatatcagagaggcagaggaacagctggagcccgttcccagtgtgcgcatgcgcaggtttgccagacgaagggaacagctaaggaataaggGTCGACTtggcatgctggttggggaattctgggagacaaAAGTCCAAATATTTTAAACTGGCTAAGATTGAGAAGCATGGATTCAGAAGGATGTGTAAATATGCTGTGGATCGATCCTATGCCCTTCAATAATAATGGAAGGCTCTGTGGCTGACTTTGCCTTAgttcttttgatttttctttgaaagagGTCAAGATTAGAGAAATAGCTTCCTTTTTAAATATAGGTTAGccattgcatattttttttcttgtagaaaGAAATCTGTTTCAGTGGCAGCTATACTGAGCAGCAAACAAGTTTTCTTATGATCTGCTTCAAatgagccatcttttttttttacacataaaagcataatatattttaaaaaatccagtcttCTACAGTGGCTATGTTCTTCTGTTGGTCTAAATTTTCATGGAAAGTCAATTTGCTGTTGAAAAAAGGCTCTTGTCTTCTCCATAGTGCCGGACCTCCAAAGGTCAGAAGAGAGGCCGATGCTGGTGTGTGGATAAGAGAGGCCATCGATTGGAGGGGCTGGAAGAGAGCCCCCTCTGCCTGCTTGCTAACAATGACTGAGGGATGCAGAAAAACCGGACACCACCAGGGTCCAGCAGCAGAATTCTTGACTGAGGGGACTCGTCTTATTAGAACAGTCCTGGAAAATCTTTGCTTGTAATTTATTGCACAGTTGTTGCCTTGTTGGGATCCTGCCTTCCCTGCGATAACTTTCTTACGGTGTCTAATAATACTCTACAAAAGACTGCTCAGAGAAATAGCAGACTGGGGTCTTGTACTTGCATGACCAAAGAGGGGTGTTGAATAAGCTACCGGTAGTTGCATTAAAGCAATAATGCTGGCACTTGAATCAATTCTCTTATACCAGTAAAGATGCTTACAAGGAACAAGAATAGCCAGTTCCTGGAGGTGCTGTATGTATACTTGGTATACCTTCTATAAATTGTGTAGGGAGATCAGGATTTATCTTATACATGCTACCAAATAGATGTGGAAGGGGTTTTAATAGCACAATTATAGTACTCATTAAGGGTGATGTAGAGGAAGTAAAATTTGCCCAAGTTTTTAATGGCCAACATCTACAATGTACGCAAGAAAATGAAAGTGGTACAGATACTGGAACTGAGATGTATGGAAGTTTTAGATGTAGCTTTAATGTTTTTCGCACTCTCCCTTCTGTTTTGTTTCATGGCTCTCCTCAGCATATCCTTTTAAAGTTATCTGAAATGACAGGAAAACCTGAAGCTGCCTTCCACGCAGAAAAGCAGTGGATGATGGATTATCCCTATTTGCCATAACGTGCTTTAATTTAATATGTTTAAACAGATAGGTCTCTAGTTCTATGTTTTACTATACGTTTGGTTTCAATAAATTGGATGATTATGCCATTTTAATGATTTGATGATACTTTAAATCCCTGATGCGAGGAAGCGAAAATTACTTCTTTTGGAGAGAGCTTTTTTAAAACACCGGGTTGCATTCAAAATTTAATTTTCACTGGCAAGTGGAATTAATAGTtctttgtaacttgacagattgcTTACTTATAAAACATGAAGTATCTGGTTAATAATTGAGGTGTTTTATTTACTTCTAAATGAGCTCTTTAAGAGGCTAGCAGTGTCAAGTGTTTTGCTGGGTAGAGATGTGAAAACAAAGTTAGTGTAGAAAGATGGAAAACAAAGGCCCAAATTATGCAGCTGGTAAGAAGGGCATGGATGTTGTCTTACAGATCAGCACAATGGATCTGGCTTCCTGTATGTAAACAAAGCATTTGTTGTATCAGTCTCCTGGATGCTAGAAAATTTTCATCTTAATAGTCATAGTCACCACAAGTATTTAGAATACATGATTTGTGTgtaggagggggggaaatctagCCCATTTGACAGGATAAAATTACTGGAATATTGGGCAATAATGTTGGACAATAAATTACACAATTGTAATGAATTGGAAAGCTTGCCTAAAATGGAAAAAAGGTCTGTCTCACAGCTTTGCTTCTGACAGGGTTCATAAGTTAACCTATGGTTTATAAATCATAGTGGCTACTGTCACAACTAGCAAACCAAACCACATTATAATGAACATGTAACCATTATTCTCTTTGGTTCTCTCCCATCCGTTTTAGATAAGActgctctttctttcttgtacttaaagaaacaaaatgcaataTATGACCATTTGATTCTTGTTGTAGCATTACGGTGCAATTCTGATGTTATAATTTTGGGCTGGTTTATACAGGAGCATCTAGACAGGCCTACATCCATGTTGAACTGAAACTATAAGATCAAATTAAGTGACAAATGACACAGCATATGTGAATGTGATGTGAATCATAGGACGTTTTACTGAAAGCAAGACTTTTaaccttttaatattttaaatgtgaaATTTATAATAACTGCTCAAGCACAAAAGTTGGGAAGTCAGACTGCTGTTGATGATTAAAGATATAGTAAGTGGATGAGCCTTGcctccttttcattttttattccttttaaaataataaaagaaaaacaaaaggaaaagcaataaataaaaatatatgcattGTGAAAGAAATTGTAAAAGTGAAAAAACTGCAACAAGGGGGAAAAGGTATATCTTGCCCCTCTTAATTAAGAGCATATTGCATGGAAAGCTATGTCTGTAACTTTAAAAGCTATTATACTTTATGTAGTTACCCAGTTCCAGCTAACAAAGaattcttattttaa contains:
- the IGFBP6 gene encoding insulin-like growth factor-binding protein 6 isoform X2, with the protein product MGKRGKVCGRSRSNYLLKQSRSMNGPAVKEAVQGDGRRENYQTDNPTLEPLLLQIQDPLPDVTVDKSQLQQGPLNNGIKQELDMGPCRSHLAAILQELKAPLYMNAEDIFIPNCDTKGFYRRKQCRTSKGQKRGRCWCVDKRGHRLEGLEESPLCLLANND
- the IGFBP6 gene encoding insulin-like growth factor-binding protein 6 isoform X1; its protein translation is MLFARCLRTALLLLLAPTTACGAAVAAREPDGDIGPVCPSSSPAGCDSPESDRKATCDDEKACRVREEGESCGVYTPSCALGLRCVPRPGERTPLQALLRGKGVCSAPQPKKGGGKNQTEILELVAGDGRRENYQTDNPTLEPLLLQIQDPLPDVTVDKSQLQQGPLNNGIKQELDMGPCRSHLAAILQELKAPLYMNAEDIFIPNCDTKGFYRRKQCRTSKGQKRGRCWCVDKRGHRLEGLEESPLCLLANND